Proteins encoded within one genomic window of Synechococcus sp. PCC 7335:
- a CDS encoding IS982 family transposase encodes MFSLEELFCHVDDFCQVFEPLWQRQLLSHHLKTRQRARSLSLSEVMTILIGFHQSHYRTFKHYYVHHVCQYWKQAFPTLVSYNRFVEWTPSCLFPLCCYLKRCFGRCTGISFIDATSLSVCHNRRIWQHKVCKDTAARGKTSVGWFYGFKLHLVVNECGELLNLTLTPGNTDDREPAFDLLTGLWGKVCADKGYVSKQLAKQLLDAFNIEFFAKPRRNMKNQLVRLTDKLLSRKRSIIETIIDQLKNISQIEHSRHRSPVNCWVNILCGLIAYCHQPKKPSLHMEWELPPAA; translated from the coding sequence ATGTTCAGCTTAGAAGAACTGTTCTGCCACGTCGATGACTTCTGCCAAGTGTTTGAACCCCTCTGGCAGCGTCAACTGCTAAGCCACCATCTAAAGACGCGACAACGCGCTCGTTCGCTGAGCCTAAGCGAAGTGATGACGATACTCATCGGCTTTCACCAAAGCCACTACCGCACCTTCAAACACTACTACGTTCATCATGTATGCCAGTACTGGAAGCAAGCGTTTCCAACGCTAGTCAGCTATAACCGCTTTGTCGAATGGACGCCCTCTTGTTTGTTTCCCTTGTGTTGTTATCTGAAGCGCTGCTTCGGCCGTTGTACAGGCATTAGTTTTATCGATGCGACCAGTCTATCGGTCTGCCACAACCGTCGCATTTGGCAGCATAAGGTCTGCAAAGATACGGCAGCTAGGGGCAAAACCTCTGTCGGCTGGTTCTATGGCTTCAAGCTACACCTCGTGGTGAACGAGTGCGGTGAACTGCTCAACCTCACCCTGACCCCGGGCAATACGGACGACCGTGAGCCCGCCTTTGACTTACTTACTGGACTATGGGGAAAAGTCTGCGCAGACAAAGGCTATGTATCGAAGCAGCTGGCCAAGCAACTACTCGACGCGTTCAACATCGAGTTCTTTGCTAAGCCTCGGCGCAACATGAAGAACCAGCTAGTGCGGCTAACTGACAAGCTACTCTCGCGCAAACGTTCCATCATCGAAACGATTATCGACCAACTGAAGAACATTTCGCAGATAGAGCATTCTCGTCACCGTAGTCCGGTCAACTGCTGGGTCAACATCCTCTGTGGACTGATTGCTTATTGCCACCAACCGAAGAAGCCTTCTCTCCATATGGAATGGGAACTTCCCCCTGCTGCTTAA